In one window of Comamonas testosteroni DNA:
- a CDS encoding pilus assembly PilX family protein translates to MHSLTHRPRPRRQAPQRGVILLVALVALVALVALVVLLVMTLTGLALVRTSTQGAGMAGSLALKQGATSGADLGLERGMAQLDALYSAGGATLEADADGGYFASHDPRAPLDWSQANLVTEDDGLGNKVEFLIHRLCRDAGRWDAAGQSCVLPQELECPGSSETAGSVSSCNARPMYRITARATGPRSTLSLVQMTVY, encoded by the coding sequence GTGCATTCACTCACACATCGCCCCAGGCCCCGCAGGCAGGCCCCGCAACGCGGCGTCATCCTTCTGGTCGCACTGGTCGCACTGGTCGCACTGGTCGCACTGGTCGTGCTGCTGGTGATGACGCTCACCGGCCTGGCCTTGGTGCGCACCTCCACTCAGGGCGCCGGCATGGCAGGCAGCCTTGCACTCAAGCAAGGGGCCACATCGGGTGCCGACTTGGGGCTGGAGAGAGGCATGGCCCAGCTCGATGCGCTGTATTCCGCTGGCGGTGCGACGCTGGAGGCCGACGCTGACGGTGGCTACTTCGCCAGCCATGACCCCAGGGCGCCGCTGGACTGGAGCCAGGCCAATCTGGTCACCGAAGACGATGGCCTGGGCAACAAGGTGGAATTTCTCATTCACCGGCTGTGCAGGGATGCCGGCCGCTGGGATGCCGCTGGCCAAAGCTGCGTGCTGCCGCAGGAGCTGGAGTGCCCAGGCTCCTCAGAGACGGCAGGCAGTGTTTCCTCTTGCAACGCCCGCCCCATGTACCGCATCACGGCACGAGCCACGGGCCCGCGCAGCACCCTGAGCCTGGTGCAGATGACCGTGTATTGA
- a CDS encoding magnesium and cobalt transport protein CorA, with product MLINCVAYEKGSKLADIAVADISEYIARPDCFVWVALSDATSAELDEMRAEFNLHELAVEDASHGHQRPKIEEYGQSLFAVMHLLEPDTAQPGQFNLGEVDVFIGSNYVLSVRNRSKQGFLGVRDRCEKEPELLKHGSGFVLYALMDAVVDRYFPIIEALEAELESVELQIFTQRAARESIKQLYGLKQRVMILKHAVAPLLEAVSKLHGGRVPQVCAGSQDYFRDVADHLVRINGLIEGMRDTIATAMQVNLALVTIDESEVTKRLAAWASIFAICTAFVGIWGMNFEHMPELKWQYGYPGSLLLIVCVCSYVYYRFRRAGWL from the coding sequence ATGCTGATCAATTGCGTGGCCTACGAAAAGGGATCCAAGCTGGCAGATATTGCTGTCGCCGATATCAGCGAGTACATCGCAAGGCCCGACTGCTTTGTCTGGGTGGCCTTGTCCGATGCAACGTCGGCTGAGCTGGACGAAATGCGTGCAGAGTTCAACCTGCACGAACTCGCCGTGGAGGATGCCAGCCACGGACACCAAAGGCCGAAGATCGAGGAATACGGCCAGTCCCTATTCGCAGTCATGCATCTTCTGGAGCCTGATACCGCTCAACCCGGCCAGTTCAACCTGGGCGAGGTGGATGTGTTCATCGGCTCCAACTACGTTCTGTCGGTCCGCAATCGCAGCAAACAAGGTTTCCTGGGAGTGCGGGATCGCTGCGAGAAAGAGCCCGAACTACTTAAGCACGGCTCAGGCTTTGTCTTGTATGCGCTGATGGATGCAGTGGTTGACCGCTACTTCCCCATCATTGAAGCCCTGGAAGCCGAGCTGGAGTCGGTCGAGCTACAGATTTTCACGCAGCGAGCTGCACGCGAGAGCATCAAGCAGCTGTATGGGCTGAAGCAACGTGTCATGATCCTCAAGCACGCGGTTGCTCCATTGCTGGAGGCCGTGAGCAAGCTCCACGGCGGACGTGTCCCCCAGGTCTGCGCGGGATCACAGGACTACTTCCGCGATGTAGCTGACCACCTGGTCCGTATCAACGGTCTCATCGAGGGAATGCGCGACACCATAGCGACGGCGATGCAGGTCAACCTCGCACTGGTCACAATCGATGAAAGCGAAGTCACCAAACGACTGGCAGCCTGGGCAAGCATCTTTGCAATCTGCACCGCCTTTGTGGGCATCTGGGGAATGAATTTCGAGCATATGCCAGAGTTGAAGTGGCAGTATGGCTACCCCGGTTCACTGCTGCTGATTGTCTGCGTGTGCAGCTATGTCTACTATCGCTTTCGCCGGGCCGGCTGGCTATGA
- a CDS encoding AraC family transcriptional regulator, protein MEKCSKENSYSGVWDPPQQSTSASHLRTQSWSALEYRLEETSLPLIDSIKILHSSEGRGWGDLAAVITQESPHTIEHRPISGIWIAMVLTPADIQRNAQGGDFAGLLEPQALVITPPGEAVVDTIGNHTRTLHFFLKDSVLREVAEDIFDLGKVEFHYKASFGATDPILSQLMRATKQMLLEGLYQDWRSEYLARAIGSHILQRHCVLGGKESPHADVQLSASQLRKVDEYMRAHLDQPFTFGELAAYVGLSRTVLFQRFTRTLHLTPHQYRQNLRVAQAKSLIKNGEMTLSEVARACGFSDQTHMNRIFRQQLGVTPGQYRRDIE, encoded by the coding sequence ATGGAAAAATGCAGTAAGGAAAACAGTTATTCAGGCGTTTGGGATCCTCCGCAGCAATCGACTTCTGCCTCACACCTGCGTACGCAGTCATGGTCCGCGCTTGAATATAGACTGGAGGAAACTTCACTTCCGCTGATTGATAGCATCAAGATCCTTCATTCCAGTGAGGGACGCGGATGGGGCGATTTAGCGGCAGTGATCACTCAGGAGTCCCCGCACACCATTGAGCACCGGCCTATCTCCGGCATATGGATTGCGATGGTGCTGACTCCAGCAGACATTCAGCGGAATGCACAGGGGGGAGATTTTGCAGGCTTGCTTGAGCCTCAGGCGCTTGTCATCACTCCGCCCGGTGAGGCCGTTGTAGATACGATAGGCAACCATACTCGCACGTTGCATTTCTTCCTGAAAGATAGTGTGCTTAGAGAGGTCGCTGAAGACATATTCGACTTAGGAAAGGTGGAATTTCACTACAAGGCTTCGTTCGGTGCCACCGACCCCATATTGTCGCAACTGATGCGCGCGACCAAACAGATGCTTTTGGAGGGTCTATATCAGGACTGGCGCAGCGAGTACCTCGCACGCGCAATTGGCAGCCACATCCTTCAGCGACATTGTGTGCTTGGCGGCAAGGAGTCCCCTCATGCCGACGTACAGCTATCAGCGTCTCAACTCAGAAAAGTGGATGAATATATGCGCGCCCACTTGGACCAGCCTTTCACATTCGGAGAATTGGCCGCATATGTTGGCTTGAGCCGTACCGTACTTTTCCAGCGATTCACCCGAACCTTGCATCTAACGCCCCACCAATATCGACAGAATCTGCGGGTTGCACAGGCCAAGTCGCTCATTAAAAATGGCGAAATGACGCTCTCCGAGGTTGCCAGGGCTTGTGGGTTTTCTGACCAAACCCACATGAATCGCATCTTCCGACAGCAACTGGGGGTGACACCTGGTCAGTATCGCAGGGACATCGAATAG
- a CDS encoding HD domain-containing protein, translating into MNIDDIKGRLAFLQEAEKLKSVLRSSHTSTGRAESTAEHTWRLCLMAMTFADELAGMDMLKILKMCLVHDLGEAIHGDIPAIEKNQHPDKSAQEKTDLLHLTRSLEETHRSAILALWQEYEDASTPEAKAVKALDKLETILQHNQGLNPPDFDYEFNLTYGQKHTSADPLFALMRSIIDEATRQRLAEKISAV; encoded by the coding sequence ATGAATATCGACGATATCAAGGGCCGCTTGGCCTTTCTCCAAGAGGCTGAAAAGCTCAAGAGCGTGCTCCGGAGCTCACACACTTCGACGGGCAGAGCGGAAAGCACCGCCGAACATACGTGGCGCTTGTGCCTGATGGCCATGACCTTCGCGGACGAGTTGGCCGGCATGGACATGCTCAAAATTCTCAAGATGTGCCTCGTTCATGATTTGGGCGAAGCTATTCACGGGGACATTCCCGCTATCGAGAAAAACCAGCATCCCGACAAGAGTGCGCAGGAAAAGACCGACCTCCTGCACTTGACTCGCTCGCTCGAAGAGACTCACCGGAGTGCCATCCTTGCGCTTTGGCAGGAGTATGAGGATGCATCAACACCCGAAGCAAAAGCTGTCAAAGCGCTGGATAAGCTTGAAACAATCCTTCAGCACAACCAGGGGCTCAACCCGCCTGATTTCGACTACGAGTTCAATCTGACCTACGGTCAGAAACACACGAGCGCCGATCCACTGTTCGCATTGATGCGTAGCATCATTGATGAAGCCACACGCCAGAGGTTGGCCGAAAAAATCAGTGCTGTGTGA
- a CDS encoding Bug family tripartite tricarboxylate transporter substrate binding protein: MNRRQILASIAAVGTLTTMATVHAEAAFPQKPITFVVPYLAGGTTDLVARVVGEHMARTLGQAVVIENKPGAGGNIGMDAVAKSKPDGYTIGFGAISTNALNPHIYKSMAFDPRKDFTAVSMLGYSTIVLEVGKSFPANNVQELIAYIKANPGFQYGTAGAGTSMHLAGVMFAQMTGLDTVHVPYKGSVPGITDMLGGHLPAMFDNLPASLPHIQAGKLKALAVAGSERSPSLPNVPTIAESGLKGYAVDPWFGVYGPAKLDPAITAKLNTAINQALSDPAVKDKLVQAGFTPKGSAAQAFEALTQSEYKRLGDVARKAQMQVN; this comes from the coding sequence GTGAACCGTCGACAGATACTTGCTTCCATCGCCGCCGTAGGCACGCTCACCACCATGGCAACCGTCCACGCGGAAGCCGCTTTTCCGCAAAAGCCAATTACTTTTGTCGTTCCGTATCTGGCTGGAGGAACAACCGATCTCGTGGCACGAGTCGTGGGCGAGCACATGGCACGCACGCTCGGCCAGGCTGTGGTGATCGAGAACAAGCCTGGCGCCGGGGGCAATATCGGCATGGATGCAGTAGCCAAGTCCAAGCCTGACGGCTACACGATCGGTTTCGGAGCCATCTCCACCAATGCGCTGAACCCGCACATCTACAAATCGATGGCGTTTGATCCCCGCAAGGACTTCACTGCAGTTTCCATGCTGGGCTACTCGACCATCGTGCTGGAAGTGGGCAAGAGCTTCCCGGCAAACAACGTGCAGGAGCTCATCGCCTACATCAAAGCGAACCCCGGCTTTCAGTACGGTACGGCCGGCGCCGGAACCAGCATGCACCTGGCTGGCGTGATGTTTGCGCAAATGACAGGCCTGGATACTGTCCATGTGCCCTATAAAGGTAGCGTGCCGGGTATTACCGACATGCTTGGCGGCCACCTGCCCGCCATGTTTGATAACCTGCCCGCTTCCCTGCCACACATTCAGGCAGGCAAGCTCAAAGCACTGGCCGTGGCAGGTAGCGAGCGCAGCCCATCGCTGCCCAATGTGCCGACAATCGCGGAGAGCGGACTCAAAGGCTACGCAGTCGACCCGTGGTTCGGCGTCTATGGCCCAGCCAAGCTCGATCCCGCTATCACAGCCAAACTCAATACTGCCATCAACCAGGCGCTGAGCGATCCGGCCGTCAAGGACAAGCTGGTGCAGGCCGGATTCACCCCCAAGGGGTCTGCGGCACAAGCCTTCGAAGCGCTGACACAGTCCGAATACAAACGGCTGGGTGACGTGGCACGCAAGGCCCAGATGCAGGTCAACTGA
- a CDS encoding GreA/GreB family elongation factor: protein MDKLLLQQQVLKRLAEDLVQVEQAARVAHEAATHEENIAENKYDTLGLEAAYLAAGQTRRAQAIRQAMAHWRQFRPQPYNASQGIQLGALICLVDSDGQQQQIFLGPDGGNMKLLNGAEIIQVISSKAPLGRAVLGKCEGDEVSVQIAPLQQQFEVLWVH from the coding sequence ATGGATAAATTGTTGTTGCAGCAGCAGGTGCTGAAACGGCTCGCCGAGGACCTTGTGCAAGTCGAGCAGGCAGCGAGGGTTGCCCATGAAGCGGCGACTCATGAGGAAAATATCGCCGAAAACAAATACGACACATTGGGTCTCGAAGCTGCCTACCTGGCTGCTGGCCAAACTCGCCGTGCGCAAGCCATCCGCCAAGCGATGGCCCATTGGCGCCAGTTCCGCCCGCAGCCCTATAACGCCAGCCAAGGTATACAGCTCGGCGCACTGATCTGCCTGGTGGATTCAGACGGCCAGCAACAACAGATCTTTCTCGGCCCGGATGGGGGGAACATGAAGTTGCTCAACGGTGCGGAAATCATCCAGGTCATCAGCAGCAAAGCCCCCTTGGGCAGGGCTGTGCTGGGTAAGTGTGAAGGCGATGAGGTGTCGGTACAGATCGCTCCGCTCCAACAGCAGTTCGAGGTGCTGTGGGTTCATTAA
- a CDS encoding PilW family protein, whose translation MGRSLGFSLIEIMVGLAIGLASMLAIYQLYATSEGRRRTIVSISEAQTAGSMALFAIERDIRSAGLGFASIDPRYLNCSVKAYNSGRSTAAFDFPLLPVRIADGRIWVLTGSSSNMFAGARYVDSSGGEFKMERSNAGFQAGDVILGTSDSFTNNCLLMEVTAGAEPTSPTAAANKNKVHRKTGTYQDYYQGKEVDATRNDGAHISLLDSSKSSLGEGMLYSLGPEPTLTVWSVDDKKQLTRYNHLDETETGKVAVAHDILQLQAEYGYDANANGAIDEEAEWTASLTPGATRWEQILAVRIAVLMRIPHYEKDKVTNSAPRWANGTKEFSMEAGDEWKHYRYRVYESIVPLRNTLWGQQL comes from the coding sequence ATGGGTCGGTCCCTTGGTTTTTCCCTGATCGAAATCATGGTGGGGCTGGCCATAGGTCTGGCCAGCATGCTGGCCATCTACCAGTTGTATGCAACGTCCGAAGGGCGGCGGCGCACCATCGTCTCGATCAGTGAAGCGCAGACGGCAGGCTCCATGGCATTGTTCGCCATTGAACGCGACATTCGCTCGGCAGGGCTGGGGTTTGCAAGCATCGACCCCCGCTATCTCAACTGCTCAGTGAAAGCGTACAACAGCGGACGCAGCACGGCCGCTTTCGACTTCCCGCTGCTACCTGTGCGCATCGCAGACGGGAGGATCTGGGTGCTGACTGGCTCTTCCAGCAATATGTTTGCTGGCGCCCGCTATGTGGACAGCAGCGGCGGTGAATTCAAGATGGAGAGATCGAATGCGGGCTTTCAGGCCGGCGATGTGATCCTGGGCACCAGCGACAGCTTCACCAACAATTGCCTGCTGATGGAAGTGACCGCCGGGGCCGAGCCGACATCCCCAACAGCAGCCGCCAACAAAAACAAGGTCCATCGAAAGACCGGCACCTACCAGGATTATTACCAAGGCAAGGAGGTCGATGCCACGCGCAATGATGGCGCTCACATCAGCCTCCTGGATTCGAGCAAAAGCAGTCTGGGCGAAGGCATGCTCTACAGCCTGGGGCCGGAGCCCACCCTCACCGTCTGGAGCGTGGACGACAAGAAGCAACTGACCCGCTACAACCATCTCGATGAAACCGAGACGGGCAAGGTCGCCGTGGCCCATGACATATTGCAACTTCAGGCCGAATACGGCTATGACGCCAACGCCAATGGCGCGATCGATGAAGAAGCCGAATGGACCGCTTCGCTTACCCCCGGTGCAACCAGGTGGGAGCAGATTCTTGCTGTGCGTATCGCCGTACTGATGCGTATTCCGCACTACGAAAAAGACAAAGTCACCAACTCCGCACCCCGCTGGGCCAACGGCACCAAGGAATTCAGCATGGAAGCGGGGGATGAATGGAAGCACTACCGCTACCGGGTATACGAAAGCATTGTCCCGCTGCGTAACACGCTATGGGGTCAGCAGTTATGA
- a CDS encoding GspH/FimT family pseudopilin produces the protein MRRAVQGFTLVEMLVGLGLTVFFMLMTLPSASAYLSDARIRAAAQTYYSSAQLARAEAVRRNAEVRLLLTDDPSASPPTTSVNALGWVTLAGGLQGVDWSTLEGTEWVDSKDPKEATTGLRVEANEAVVQFNGQGAASVKQIVKFLGPAADACYPQGPRRCLHVVISLGGQVRLCDPGISNNGDNRKC, from the coding sequence ATGCGCCGCGCTGTACAGGGTTTCACCCTTGTCGAGATGCTCGTTGGCCTGGGTCTCACAGTCTTCTTCATGCTGATGACGCTACCCAGCGCCAGCGCCTACCTGAGCGACGCTCGCATCCGCGCAGCGGCACAGACCTATTACAGCAGCGCACAACTTGCGCGCGCCGAGGCCGTACGTCGCAATGCCGAGGTACGGCTCCTGCTGACCGATGATCCGAGCGCTTCGCCGCCCACGACCAGCGTGAATGCCCTCGGCTGGGTCACGCTGGCAGGTGGTTTGCAGGGAGTCGACTGGAGCACGCTCGAGGGAACGGAATGGGTTGACAGCAAAGATCCGAAGGAAGCAACAACGGGACTGCGCGTGGAGGCCAACGAGGCCGTCGTGCAGTTCAATGGCCAGGGGGCGGCCTCCGTCAAGCAGATCGTCAAATTCCTGGGCCCCGCAGCGGACGCCTGCTATCCGCAGGGTCCCCGCCGTTGCCTGCATGTCGTCATATCGCTTGGCGGACAGGTTCGTTTGTGCGATCCAGGCATTTCAAACAACGGAGATAACCGCAAATGCTGA
- a CDS encoding type IV pilin protein — MRGFTLIELLIVIAMMGVLAAIAVPSYSDYLKRGRIVDGLVPLADMGAKLEQYFQDYRQYTGACAADSIAPLPAETSHFKYTCALDETPPKVTATGKGSMSGFVFTLDTKGVRKTVSTPTGWTTPEANCWSSRKDGSC, encoded by the coding sequence GTGAGAGGCTTCACACTGATCGAGCTTCTGATCGTCATAGCCATGATGGGCGTCCTGGCGGCAATCGCCGTGCCTAGCTATAGCGACTACCTCAAGCGCGGCCGCATCGTCGATGGCCTGGTGCCTCTTGCGGACATGGGGGCCAAGCTGGAGCAGTATTTCCAGGATTACCGCCAGTACACCGGTGCCTGCGCGGCGGACTCGATTGCGCCTTTGCCTGCGGAAACCAGCCACTTCAAGTACACCTGCGCCCTGGACGAAACACCCCCGAAGGTCACCGCCACAGGCAAGGGCAGCATGAGTGGTTTTGTCTTCACCCTTGACACCAAGGGCGTGCGCAAGACTGTCTCAACGCCTACTGGCTGGACGACGCCTGAAGCCAATTGCTGGTCTTCACGCAAGGACGGAAGTTGCTGA